A single Salmo trutta chromosome 14, fSalTru1.1, whole genome shotgun sequence DNA region contains:
- the LOC115147340 gene encoding ral guanine nucleotide dissociation stimulator-like 1 isoform X1 has translation MRMRSTLSLCGGEGEGRGLRARVGRMKRLLCLRHTHRVDVLTDMEPGLWLRRFQLLDTEVTEDPVQEWGEEVEEGAVFGITLCREPVLPSPSTQDPSEPLTMSPSTPSAFNFIQYHTVKVRRLKAGTLERLVTHLLDSEHQESDYVRVFLSTYRTFTTTNTLVELLFQRDDMIANLDNTVCPRSTLVPLIRTWLEEHREDFREPPRHPSLRLLCFHLRHRLAFRRLAQTAETLLKKLQEEDRISLHQSAPIDNSDCQQKEGSGEEGSGEEVPKEVTADFMDFPVIDVAEQLTRLDADLFIKVVPFQCLGCVWSQRDKKESRNVAPTVRATIAQFNAVTNRVITSLLCSSSTSPISVSSSTPSPSMAPSSPLLPHTSPTLRARVIERWIAIAQECRTLKNFSSLRAILSALQSNAVYRLKKTWAAVNRDCMACFDQLCETFPDENCVLTSREILVEDGSQPDDNATPKSPQLCPMSKQMSPTSGVVPYLGTYLTVLTMLDTALTDTVEGGLINFEKRRREFEILSQIGQLQAFCSCYSLPVDQTISAWLQNHTMLNDQESYELSRALEHPVDPCPNSPSSWSQRLLNKKLASLLSGTDVSSRRTHSDQLSVSSSGSSGSEMEDLSSPQPSPLSVKLKSLSGSLHNVSEGLSSNTTSPTPSNASCSSSQPDLSYSSTAMSPDCSSSSCCSSSSPPCSKPVYNKQVADSCIVRVSVECGNNGNVYKSILLTSQDHSPQVIQRALDKHNLENMSCTDFSLTQLLSQDKELQIPDKANVFYAMATSANYDFVLRQRWRSHSRRLVTSSSPGAQARGRHAK, from the exons CTTCCAGCTGCTGGACACAGAGGTCACTGAG GACCCAGTGCAGGAGTGGGGGGAGGAGGTAGAAGAGGGGGCTGTGTTCGGCATAACGCTATGTAGGGAGCCTGTGCTCCCCAGCCCCTCCACCCAGGACCCCTCAGAGCCTCTCACTATGTCCCCGTCAACTCCATCGGCTTTCAACTTCATCCAGTACCACACAGTGAAG GTGCGTCGGTTGAAAGCGGGGACCCTGGAGCGCCTGGTAACCCACCTGCTGGACTCAGAACACCAGGAATCTGACTATGTCAGAGTGTTTCTGTCCACCTACAGAAccttcaccaccaccaacacactCGTAGAACTGCTCTTCCAGAG GGATGATATGATTGCCAACCTGGACAACACAGTCTGCCCAAGGAG cacccTGGTGCCCCTGATCAGAACCTGGCTAGAGGAACACAGGGAGGACTTCAGGGAACCCCCTCGGCACCCCTCCCTGAGGCTACTCTGTTTCCACCTCCGCCACCGCCTCGCCTTCCGTCGCCTGGCACAAACAGCTGAGACGCTGCTCAAGAAGCTCCAGGAAGAAG ATCGCATTAGTCTGCATCAGTCTGCACCAATAGATAATAGTGATTGTCAGCAGAAAGAGGGGTCGGGAGAGGAGGGATCAGGAGAGGAAGTACCGAAGGAGGTGACTGCAGACTTTATGGACTTCCCTGTCATAGACGTGGCAGAGCAGCTGACACGATTGGACGCT GACCTCTTCATCAAGGTTGTCCCGTTCCAGTGCCTGGGCTGTGTCTGGTCTCAGCGGGACAAGAAGGAGAGCCGCAATGTGGCGCCCACCGTCCGCGCCACCATCGCCCAGTTCAACGCTGTCACCAACCGGGTCATCACCTCCCTGCTGTGCTCCTCGTCAACGTCTCcgatctctgtctcctcctcaaCCCCGAGTCCATCTATGGCCCCtagctcccctctcctcccccacaccAGCCCCACCCTCAGGGCCAGGGTGATAGAGCGGTGGATCGCCATAGCACAG GAGTGCAGAACGCTGAAGAACTTCTCCTCTCTGAGAGCCATCCTGTCAGCCCTGCAGTCCAACGCTGTGTACCGCCTCAAGAAGACCTGGGCTGCCGTCAACAG GGATTGTATGGCCTGTTTCGACCAGCTGTGTGAGACGTTCCCAGATGAGAACTGTGTTTTGACCAGCAGAGAGATCCTGGTGGAG GATGGCAGCCAGCCGGATGACAACGCCACCCCCAAGTCACCCCAGCTGTGCCCCATGTCTAAACAGATG AGCCCTACCAGTGGTGTAGTCCCCTACCTGGGCACCTACCTGACAGTCCTCACCATGCTGGATACTGCACTCACAGACACAGTAGAG GGTGGCCTCATTAACTTTGAGAAACGTAGACGG gAGTTTGAGATCCTGTCTCAGATCGGCCAGCTGCAGGCGTTCTGCTCCTGCTACAGCCTCCCGGTAGACCAGACCATCTCAGCCTGGCTGCAGAACCACACCATGCTCAATGACCAGGAGAGTTATGAGCTGTCCCGCGCTCTGGAGCATCCGGTTGACCCTTGTCCAAACTCGCCCTCTTCCTGGAGCCAGCGCCTGCTCAACAAGAAGCTTGCCTC GTTGCTGTCGGGCACTGATGTCTCCAGCAGAAGGACCCATTCAGACCAGCTCAGTGTGTCATCATCAGGCTCCAGTGGTTCTGAGATGGAGGATCTGTCCTCACCACAGCCCTCTCCTCTCAGCGTCAAACTCAAG tctctgtcAGGCTCACTCCACAATGTGTCTGAAGGCCTCTCCTCCAACACCacctcccccactccctccaaCGCCTCCTGCAGCTCCTCCCAGCCCGACCTCTCTTACTCCTCTACGGCCATGAGCCCtgactgctcttcctcctcctgttgctcctcctcctctcctccgtgcTCTAAACCCGTCTATAACAAGCAGGTAGCTGACTCCTGCATCGTGAGGGTCAGCGTGGAGTGCGGCAACAACGGCAACGTCTATAAGAGCATTCTG CTGACCAGTCAGGACCACAGTCCCCAGGTGATCCAGAGGGCCCTGGACAAACACAACCTGGAGAACATGAGCTGTACAGACTTCAGCCTCACACAGCTGCTGTCCCAGGACAAAG AACTCCAGATCCCTGACAAGGCCAACGTGTTCTACGCCATGGCCACCTCGGCCAACTACGACTTTGTCCTCCGCCAGCGCTGGAGGAGCCACAGCAGACGCCTGGTCACTTCTTCTAGCCCCGGGGCCCAGGCCAGGGGACGCCACGCCAAGTAG
- the LOC115147340 gene encoding ral guanine nucleotide dissociation stimulator-like 1 isoform X2 yields the protein MGKWCLSMDPVQEWGEEVEEGAVFGITLCREPVLPSPSTQDPSEPLTMSPSTPSAFNFIQYHTVKVRRLKAGTLERLVTHLLDSEHQESDYVRVFLSTYRTFTTTNTLVELLFQRDDMIANLDNTVCPRSTLVPLIRTWLEEHREDFREPPRHPSLRLLCFHLRHRLAFRRLAQTAETLLKKLQEEDRISLHQSAPIDNSDCQQKEGSGEEGSGEEVPKEVTADFMDFPVIDVAEQLTRLDADLFIKVVPFQCLGCVWSQRDKKESRNVAPTVRATIAQFNAVTNRVITSLLCSSSTSPISVSSSTPSPSMAPSSPLLPHTSPTLRARVIERWIAIAQECRTLKNFSSLRAILSALQSNAVYRLKKTWAAVNRDCMACFDQLCETFPDENCVLTSREILVEDGSQPDDNATPKSPQLCPMSKQMSPTSGVVPYLGTYLTVLTMLDTALTDTVEGGLINFEKRRREFEILSQIGQLQAFCSCYSLPVDQTISAWLQNHTMLNDQESYELSRALEHPVDPCPNSPSSWSQRLLNKKLASLLSGTDVSSRRTHSDQLSVSSSGSSGSEMEDLSSPQPSPLSVKLKSLSGSLHNVSEGLSSNTTSPTPSNASCSSSQPDLSYSSTAMSPDCSSSSCCSSSSPPCSKPVYNKQVADSCIVRVSVECGNNGNVYKSILLTSQDHSPQVIQRALDKHNLENMSCTDFSLTQLLSQDKELQIPDKANVFYAMATSANYDFVLRQRWRSHSRRLVTSSSPGAQARGRHAK from the exons ATGGGGAAATGGTGTTTGTCAATG GACCCAGTGCAGGAGTGGGGGGAGGAGGTAGAAGAGGGGGCTGTGTTCGGCATAACGCTATGTAGGGAGCCTGTGCTCCCCAGCCCCTCCACCCAGGACCCCTCAGAGCCTCTCACTATGTCCCCGTCAACTCCATCGGCTTTCAACTTCATCCAGTACCACACAGTGAAG GTGCGTCGGTTGAAAGCGGGGACCCTGGAGCGCCTGGTAACCCACCTGCTGGACTCAGAACACCAGGAATCTGACTATGTCAGAGTGTTTCTGTCCACCTACAGAAccttcaccaccaccaacacactCGTAGAACTGCTCTTCCAGAG GGATGATATGATTGCCAACCTGGACAACACAGTCTGCCCAAGGAG cacccTGGTGCCCCTGATCAGAACCTGGCTAGAGGAACACAGGGAGGACTTCAGGGAACCCCCTCGGCACCCCTCCCTGAGGCTACTCTGTTTCCACCTCCGCCACCGCCTCGCCTTCCGTCGCCTGGCACAAACAGCTGAGACGCTGCTCAAGAAGCTCCAGGAAGAAG ATCGCATTAGTCTGCATCAGTCTGCACCAATAGATAATAGTGATTGTCAGCAGAAAGAGGGGTCGGGAGAGGAGGGATCAGGAGAGGAAGTACCGAAGGAGGTGACTGCAGACTTTATGGACTTCCCTGTCATAGACGTGGCAGAGCAGCTGACACGATTGGACGCT GACCTCTTCATCAAGGTTGTCCCGTTCCAGTGCCTGGGCTGTGTCTGGTCTCAGCGGGACAAGAAGGAGAGCCGCAATGTGGCGCCCACCGTCCGCGCCACCATCGCCCAGTTCAACGCTGTCACCAACCGGGTCATCACCTCCCTGCTGTGCTCCTCGTCAACGTCTCcgatctctgtctcctcctcaaCCCCGAGTCCATCTATGGCCCCtagctcccctctcctcccccacaccAGCCCCACCCTCAGGGCCAGGGTGATAGAGCGGTGGATCGCCATAGCACAG GAGTGCAGAACGCTGAAGAACTTCTCCTCTCTGAGAGCCATCCTGTCAGCCCTGCAGTCCAACGCTGTGTACCGCCTCAAGAAGACCTGGGCTGCCGTCAACAG GGATTGTATGGCCTGTTTCGACCAGCTGTGTGAGACGTTCCCAGATGAGAACTGTGTTTTGACCAGCAGAGAGATCCTGGTGGAG GATGGCAGCCAGCCGGATGACAACGCCACCCCCAAGTCACCCCAGCTGTGCCCCATGTCTAAACAGATG AGCCCTACCAGTGGTGTAGTCCCCTACCTGGGCACCTACCTGACAGTCCTCACCATGCTGGATACTGCACTCACAGACACAGTAGAG GGTGGCCTCATTAACTTTGAGAAACGTAGACGG gAGTTTGAGATCCTGTCTCAGATCGGCCAGCTGCAGGCGTTCTGCTCCTGCTACAGCCTCCCGGTAGACCAGACCATCTCAGCCTGGCTGCAGAACCACACCATGCTCAATGACCAGGAGAGTTATGAGCTGTCCCGCGCTCTGGAGCATCCGGTTGACCCTTGTCCAAACTCGCCCTCTTCCTGGAGCCAGCGCCTGCTCAACAAGAAGCTTGCCTC GTTGCTGTCGGGCACTGATGTCTCCAGCAGAAGGACCCATTCAGACCAGCTCAGTGTGTCATCATCAGGCTCCAGTGGTTCTGAGATGGAGGATCTGTCCTCACCACAGCCCTCTCCTCTCAGCGTCAAACTCAAG tctctgtcAGGCTCACTCCACAATGTGTCTGAAGGCCTCTCCTCCAACACCacctcccccactccctccaaCGCCTCCTGCAGCTCCTCCCAGCCCGACCTCTCTTACTCCTCTACGGCCATGAGCCCtgactgctcttcctcctcctgttgctcctcctcctctcctccgtgcTCTAAACCCGTCTATAACAAGCAGGTAGCTGACTCCTGCATCGTGAGGGTCAGCGTGGAGTGCGGCAACAACGGCAACGTCTATAAGAGCATTCTG CTGACCAGTCAGGACCACAGTCCCCAGGTGATCCAGAGGGCCCTGGACAAACACAACCTGGAGAACATGAGCTGTACAGACTTCAGCCTCACACAGCTGCTGTCCCAGGACAAAG AACTCCAGATCCCTGACAAGGCCAACGTGTTCTACGCCATGGCCACCTCGGCCAACTACGACTTTGTCCTCCGCCAGCGCTGGAGGAGCCACAGCAGACGCCTGGTCACTTCTTCTAGCCCCGGGGCCCAGGCCAGGGGACGCCACGCCAAGTAG